From the Chryseobacterium sp. G0201 genome, the window ACTTATTCCATTCGAAAATTCAGGATAAGACCAGGAATGTTTTATCTTCTGATGAGGAATAATTTCTACAATTTCGCATTGATGATGATATCTTTTCTCATCACCGGGTTCGTAAAAATTAAACTGTTTTCCTACTTCTAATTCAAAATCCGGAATATCGAAATACCAGCTTTTCATTTCATTTTTATCGGTCAACGCTTTCCAGGCTTTTTCAAGCGGGGCATTTATTTTAAACTGAACGGTGATTGGTGTATTCATATTATTTTAAATTTTCGTTAATGGGCAAATCCTGTGATTTTGGCTTCATCAAAATCAAGCTGCATCTCGATAGTTCTCATCACATGATCGTCAAATATTTTCTCACGTTTCATACGGTGAAGCTCGTTTCTCTGCGCCTGAATTACCTGTCGGAGAACGTCTTTATTTTCATTCATCGCTGTGACATAATCTCCTGTGCTAGCCATGCACTGTGCTTTGTCTGCCATCATCATCATTTCATTTTCGAGTTTATGTTTTTGGTGGCGTACCATACTGTTTTTTTCTGCCAATTCTGAAAAATCATCCAATTTCTGTAAAGCCGTTTCCTTTAATTTTCTCATTAAAATAACTTCCTGTTTTTCTTCAGGTAGCTCGCTTCCGGCATCACTTACTTTTAATAATTTTAAAATCGGCGACAACAATAACCCTTGTCCGACCAACGTAATTAATATAATAACGAAAGTTACGAACAAAATGATATTCCGATGCGGAAAAGCTTCTCCATTTGGTAAAAATGCCGGGATAGAAAGTGCTGCCGCTAATGAAACGACACCTCTCATTGCCGCAAAACTTATGATGAAAGGCTCCTTCCAATCAGGTTTAGGAACTTTTAACCTTAATTCTTTCGAACAAAGCCTTGGAAAATACATTAAGGTATAACTGTAAATAACTCTTGTTAAAACGATCGCTCCGCCAATCACTACACTGTAAAAAATACCTTCTGAAATGGTATAATCTTTCATTGCGGCTACAACAATTGGTAATTCAAGCCCGATAAGAATGAAAATGATCGTATTCATTAAGAAAATAAGGACACTCCAAACATTTCCGGATTGAATTCTTGAAGTATGACTTAAATAACAATGCGAATTATAAGACATCAACAAACCACCTGCAACCACCGCCAATACTCCTGAAAAATGGAAATGTTCCGCTCCGACATACATGATGTAAGGGACAATAAGCGTAATCACCGTATCAATATTAGAATTTGACGGAATAAGTCTTAAAAATGCTCCAAATAAAAATCCCACAGCCACACCGATAGCAATACCGCCGACCGCCATTGTGAAGAAATCCTGTACAGCCTCTCTGAAAACAAACTGCCCTGAAATCACGGCAGCTAATGCAAATTTAAATACAATTAAACTTGATGCATCGTTGATTAGACTTTCTCCTTCCAAAATACTTGTGATCTTTTTAGGAATTTTCACATGCTTTAAAACAGAAGTTGCAGCCACAGCATCAGGCGGTGAATTTACTCCTCCCAACAAGAATCCCATCGCAACCGTAAGCCCCGGAATTATCGATGAAGAAAGGTAAGCAACCACGATCGAGGTAAGAAAAACCAGCCCGAACGCCATAGAAAATATTTGTTTTCTCCATTTATGAAAATCCTGCCATGACGTAAACCACGCAGCCTCAAATAAAATCGGAGGCAGGAAAATCAAGAAAACCAAATCGGGCTCTATTTCAATATGTGGCATTCCCGGAATCAGGCTTATCAACAAACCAGCAATCACCAAAAAAATAGGATAAGCAACCTTTAGTTTTTGCCCGATCATTACCAATATCATCACAGATAGTAGGACTGCGATGGATATGATGACGTAAGTGTGAATCATTTACTTTTGTTTTTTAGTGTTATGTTTTTTGGTTAATCGCAATAAAATATTTTAAACTTATCCAATATTTTTGTCATTCCGGAGGAATCTAGACATTGATTAATTTAAAAAAAGAAGTTGAGATTCCTACGGAATGACAAAGATTGTGTTAATTTACTTTACGATTAACCTTTTAATATTTTAAAGTACAATATTATTCTTCGGAACAATTGCTGCCGGAAGATCTGCTTCATCCAGCATATCTCTCATATCGATCTCGATCGTACGGCTAATTTGTGTGATCGGAACATCATTTGGACTTCCTTCAAAAGGATTGACAGAAGCCTCTCCTACGCTATCCAAGGTATGAAAACACCAAGTTACCAATAGCGAAAACGGAATATTGAACCATACCGTAAAGCCTTCCACAACAGTTCCATCGCCCAGTTTATCAAACTC encodes:
- a CDS encoding SRPBCC family protein, translated to MNTPITVQFKINAPLEKAWKALTDKNEMKSWYFDIPDFELEVGKQFNFYEPGDEKRYHHQCEIVEIIPHQKIKHSWSYPEFSNGISVVTWEIQPDDKETIITLIHENIDAFSDLGENFSRESFTEGWKGIIGQSLRQYLEK
- a CDS encoding Na+/H+ antiporter codes for the protein MIHTYVIISIAVLLSVMILVMIGQKLKVAYPIFLVIAGLLISLIPGMPHIEIEPDLVFLIFLPPILFEAAWFTSWQDFHKWRKQIFSMAFGLVFLTSIVVAYLSSSIIPGLTVAMGFLLGGVNSPPDAVAATSVLKHVKIPKKITSILEGESLINDASSLIVFKFALAAVISGQFVFREAVQDFFTMAVGGIAIGVAVGFLFGAFLRLIPSNSNIDTVITLIVPYIMYVGAEHFHFSGVLAVVAGGLLMSYNSHCYLSHTSRIQSGNVWSVLIFLMNTIIFILIGLELPIVVAAMKDYTISEGIFYSVVIGGAIVLTRVIYSYTLMYFPRLCSKELRLKVPKPDWKEPFIISFAAMRGVVSLAAALSIPAFLPNGEAFPHRNIILFVTFVIILITLVGQGLLLSPILKLLKVSDAGSELPEEKQEVILMRKLKETALQKLDDFSELAEKNSMVRHQKHKLENEMMMMADKAQCMASTGDYVTAMNENKDVLRQVIQAQRNELHRMKREKIFDDHVMRTIEMQLDFDEAKITGFAH